One region of Exiguobacterium acetylicum genomic DNA includes:
- a CDS encoding endonuclease I family protein — translation MNWKSKVTGALAATLALGSIVFTPVTAKTVDPKQVSAGPQMVTSQSTIDAYYLPAAGKTGAALKASLHDIIDNHTQVSYDTVWTALKETDQDPNNANNVIELYTGKSISKSSNGGNVGQWNREHVWAKSHGDFGTSNGPGTDLHHLRPEDVVVNSARGNLDFDNGGTKYSGCDCYRDGDSWEPPNRVKGDIARMIFYMAVRYEGGGEIDLEASENVNNGTNPLHGKLSTLKAWNKLDPVDSFEKRRNDVIFEKWQKNRNPFIDHPEYVTSIWGN, via the coding sequence ATGAACTGGAAGTCAAAGGTCACAGGTGCGCTTGCCGCAACACTTGCGCTCGGGTCAATCGTCTTTACACCGGTCACAGCAAAAACAGTTGATCCAAAACAAGTTTCAGCAGGTCCGCAGATGGTCACGTCACAATCGACGATCGATGCGTACTATCTACCAGCAGCGGGCAAGACAGGGGCAGCGTTGAAGGCATCGCTGCACGATATCATCGACAACCATACTCAAGTGTCATACGACACGGTATGGACAGCACTGAAAGAAACGGATCAAGATCCAAACAATGCGAATAACGTTATCGAGTTATACACGGGGAAATCGATTTCAAAGAGCAGTAACGGTGGGAATGTCGGTCAGTGGAATCGTGAACATGTCTGGGCAAAGTCACACGGTGACTTTGGTACGTCAAACGGTCCAGGAACAGACTTGCATCACTTGCGTCCAGAAGATGTTGTCGTCAACAGCGCACGTGGGAATCTAGATTTCGATAATGGCGGTACAAAATACAGTGGTTGCGATTGCTACCGCGATGGCGATTCGTGGGAACCACCGAACCGTGTCAAAGGTGACATCGCGCGGATGATTTTCTACATGGCGGTTCGTTATGAAGGTGGCGGAGAAATCGATCTCGAAGCTTCTGAAAACGTCAATAATGGTACGAACCCGTTACACGGCAAATTGTCGACGCTGAAAGCCTGGAACAAACTCGACCCAGTCGATAGTTTCGAGAAACGTCGCAACGATGTCATCTTCGAGAAGTGGCAAAAAAACCGGAATCCGTTCATCGATCATCCGGAATACGTAACATCAATTTGGGGAAATTGA
- a CDS encoding NAD(P)-dependent oxidoreductase: MKLIIFGATGQTGQELVKQAIDHGHEVTAFVRSPEKLTLRDERLHVVKGDVLDQEAVTAAVAGQEAVLTALGTESLAYNGFLERSLVRIVTAMKKQGVDRIGYVASAGVDDELPGVQGMLAQRILKNPLKDHRQAIALLQQADLNYTVARPLRLLNGPLTGLYRQADTGVPEDAKQINRADVAHFLLQAIETEDHIKSSVGLAE, encoded by the coding sequence ATGAAATTGATTATTTTTGGAGCGACGGGTCAAACGGGGCAAGAACTGGTCAAGCAAGCGATTGATCACGGTCATGAGGTCACAGCATTCGTCCGTAGTCCGGAAAAACTGACACTACGTGACGAACGGTTACACGTCGTTAAAGGCGACGTGCTCGATCAAGAAGCGGTGACGGCTGCTGTTGCCGGGCAAGAGGCTGTCCTGACAGCACTCGGTACGGAAAGTCTTGCTTACAATGGCTTTTTAGAACGAAGTCTCGTTCGGATCGTGACAGCGATGAAAAAACAGGGGGTAGACCGGATCGGTTATGTTGCGTCTGCCGGTGTTGATGATGAATTACCGGGTGTACAAGGGATGCTCGCTCAGCGGATTCTGAAAAATCCACTGAAGGATCACCGCCAAGCGATCGCGCTTTTGCAACAAGCAGATTTGAACTATACGGTAGCCCGACCACTCCGTTTACTGAACGGTCCGTTGACGGGACTTTATCGTCAAGCAGATACAGGTGTACCGGAAGATGCGAAACAGATCAATCGCGCAGATGTGGCGCATTTCCTCTTACAAGCGATTGAAACAGAAGATCATATCAAATCGAGTGTCGGTCTCGCTGAATGA
- a CDS encoding YdcF family protein encodes MIKRTFNKRNIKWMVGGGLVACVAFWYSVGIFVNKGERPLADGTSPYVIVLGAGVKGEKPSQILHNRIQAAAAYGKQHSEVRFILSGGQGPDEDISEAEAIRRGMVASGIAEERLILEANSTSTTENLQFSKALLPKDVRRVSIVTSDFHLYRARQEAKQLGLQTDAIPAETPLSGVLRFGMRERVAIVVQFLR; translated from the coding sequence ATGATCAAACGCACGTTTAACAAACGAAACATCAAATGGATGGTCGGTGGGGGACTCGTTGCTTGTGTCGCTTTCTGGTACAGTGTCGGTATTTTCGTCAATAAAGGGGAGCGACCACTCGCTGATGGAACGTCACCGTATGTCATCGTCCTCGGCGCTGGTGTCAAAGGCGAAAAACCGTCGCAAATCCTACATAACCGGATTCAGGCAGCTGCGGCATATGGGAAACAACATTCAGAAGTCCGCTTCATCTTGAGTGGTGGACAAGGTCCGGATGAAGATATTTCAGAAGCAGAGGCGATACGTCGTGGGATGGTGGCATCTGGGATTGCTGAAGAGCGGTTGATCCTTGAAGCTAACTCGACATCAACGACGGAAAATCTACAATTTTCAAAAGCGTTGTTGCCAAAGGACGTTCGTCGCGTCTCGATCGTCACGTCAGACTTTCATCTGTACCGTGCGCGACAAGAGGCGAAACAACTGGGTTTACAGACGGATGCGATTCCGGCTGAGACGCCACTTTCAGGAGTCCTTCGATTTGGAATGCGCGAACGCGTTGCGATCGTTGTTCAATTCCTACGCTAA
- the amyS gene encoding alpha-amylase: MLATVASAAFLVPLAQPIAVGATADNGTMMQYFEWYVPNDGNHWNRLGSDATKLDQLGITSVWIPPAYKGTSQNDVGYGAYDLYDLGEFNQKGTVRTKYGTKAQLKTAIGQLHTAGIDVYGDVVMNHKGGADFTEAVTAVEVNPGNRNQEVSGDYQIQAWTGFNFAARNNLYSNFKWKWYHFDGTDWDQSRSKSAIYKFRGTGKAWDTDVSTENGNYDYLMYADLDFDHPEVQQEMKNWGKWYVNELGLDGFRLDAVKHIKHGYLADWLANVRQTTGKPLFTVAEYWQNDLGTLQNYLSRTNYQQSVFDAPLHYKFEQASKGGGYYDMRTIFDGTLVKSNPVQAVTLVENHDSQPGQSLESTVQSWFKPLAYAMILTREQGYPSVFYGDYYGTKGTSNREIPALASKIDPLLKARKDFAFGKQNDYLDNQDIIGWTREGVSDRAKSGLATILSDGPGGSKWMYVGLQNKGEVWTDITGNNTASVTINQDGYGQFFVNGGSVSVYRQQ; this comes from the coding sequence ATTTTAGCAACCGTCGCATCCGCTGCTTTTTTAGTGCCACTTGCGCAACCGATTGCAGTCGGTGCCACGGCAGACAATGGAACGATGATGCAGTATTTCGAATGGTATGTACCAAATGACGGTAACCACTGGAACCGTCTCGGGAGTGACGCAACAAAGCTCGATCAGCTCGGAATCACATCAGTCTGGATTCCCCCTGCCTACAAAGGGACCTCGCAAAATGATGTCGGGTACGGCGCCTACGATTTGTACGATTTAGGTGAGTTCAACCAAAAAGGAACAGTCCGTACGAAATACGGCACAAAGGCGCAATTAAAAACGGCAATCGGACAATTGCATACCGCCGGAATCGATGTCTATGGTGATGTCGTCATGAACCATAAAGGTGGTGCCGATTTCACGGAAGCCGTCACGGCAGTCGAAGTTAATCCGGGTAACCGCAATCAGGAAGTCTCGGGCGATTATCAAATCCAGGCATGGACGGGCTTCAATTTTGCAGCACGAAATAACCTCTACTCGAACTTCAAATGGAAATGGTATCACTTCGACGGCACGGATTGGGATCAATCGCGTTCAAAAAGCGCCATCTACAAGTTCCGCGGTACCGGTAAAGCGTGGGATACGGATGTCTCAACTGAAAATGGCAACTACGATTACTTGATGTATGCGGATCTCGACTTCGATCATCCAGAAGTTCAGCAAGAAATGAAGAACTGGGGTAAATGGTACGTCAACGAACTTGGTCTTGATGGATTCCGTCTCGATGCCGTCAAGCATATCAAACATGGTTACTTAGCGGACTGGCTCGCGAACGTTCGTCAGACGACGGGCAAACCATTGTTCACAGTCGCAGAGTATTGGCAGAACGATCTTGGCACGTTGCAAAACTACTTAAGCCGGACGAATTATCAACAATCCGTCTTTGATGCACCGCTTCATTATAAGTTCGAACAGGCAAGTAAAGGCGGCGGGTACTATGACATGCGGACGATCTTTGACGGTACTCTCGTCAAGAGCAATCCAGTCCAAGCCGTCACACTCGTAGAGAACCATGATTCGCAGCCTGGACAATCGCTTGAATCAACGGTTCAGTCATGGTTCAAACCGCTTGCTTACGCGATGATTCTGACACGTGAACAAGGCTATCCGTCGGTCTTCTATGGTGACTACTATGGTACAAAGGGTACATCGAATCGCGAAATTCCAGCACTCGCTTCGAAGATTGATCCGTTACTTAAAGCACGGAAGGACTTCGCGTTTGGGAAACAAAACGATTACCTCGATAACCAAGACATCATCGGTTGGACACGTGAAGGTGTCTCGGACCGGGCAAAATCAGGTCTTGCGACAATCCTTTCAGATGGTCCTGGCGGGAGTAAATGGATGTACGTCGGGCTTCAGAACAAAGGAGAAGTTTGGACAGACATCACTGGAAACAACACAGCATCGGTCACGATCAACCAAGATGGCTACGGTCAATTCTTCGTCAATGGTGGTTCGGTCTCCGTCTATCGTCAACAATAA